aggcattggtcagcctgaggctagagttgaagacacttgcccaaggtgccacgcagtgggactgaacctggaaccatgtggttggtaagcaagctacttaccacacagccactcctgtgcctatacatacatgtatgtatgttagttggTCGGTGGCAGTGGTGACTAACATgtattccatactggcatgggttgagtaTTTTTACAGGATTTCATAGGTTTGAAGACTACATTGTACTCCAATGTCTGCTGCTTTGGCAGGTTTGTTAACACCTACCATTTTAcaatctgtatatgcatatatattggaggcacaatggtccagtggttaaggcagcggactcgcggtttggaggatcgcggtttcgattcccagacctggcattgtggtgtttattgaacgaaaacacctaaaagctctacgaggctccagcaAGATGTGGTAGTGACCCCTGTTTTACAACTTTTgtcccaactttctcttactctttcttcctgtttcttgagtaatgctgcgatggactggcatcccgtccagcaggggggaacacatacaccatagaaaccgagaaaccaagcccatgaacctggctaggcttgaaaagggcgcataataaaaaaaaaaaaaaggcatatatacaggcgcagagtggctgtgtggtaagtagcttgcttaccaaccacatggttccaggttcagtccccactgcgtggcaccttggcaagcgTCTTCTTTCTacttagccttgggccgaccaaagccttgtgagtggatttggtacacggaaactgaaagaagcccatcgtatatatgtattaatgtatatgtatgtgtgtgttagttgccccaacatcgcttgacaaccgatgctgtgtgtttatgtccccatacttagcagtttggaataAAAGTCCactagaataagttctaggcttacaaagaataaatccttggTCAGTTTGGttgactaaggcggtgctccagcatggccacagtcaaacgactgaaacaagtaaaagagtaaaaaagtatatatacatatagccctacctgtaattgttgttgttatggtatgAGTATTATGgggttttattattatatcattataacttaacaaaaataacagcagcatttcatccatttttatattCTAAGTCAGGGTTTCCCACCAGGGATGCTTGCATTCTTTGTGGGTGTGAGCAGGGCTGGATTTACAGGGTGTCAAAAGAGGGGCAATTGCCCCGGGCACCTTTATTCTTATATAATTATTACTTTAAGGGGTGCGAGAATATATTAAAAGTTTTTAGGGGTGCAGGGCATAACAAAGTTTGGAAAcactgttctaagttcaaattccatgaagtcactttacctttcagggtcaataaaataagtacaagtcaagtactgcAGTCAATGTATTGAGTTCTTTCCTCCCTTCAAAAAACTGCTGACACtgtggccaaaatttgaaaccattattatcataacTGAGATCAGTATCTTTAGAATGGTGTTTGACTTTTTAGTTTCtgaaaataaaatgctttgcacTATTTGTTcaaactctttacattctgtgctCAGATCCTGCCATTCtttgggtcagtaaaataaagtagtaTCCATGACTGGTGATAGGGTGGGGGAGCAATGTTATTAATatctctccccaaaatttcttcttttttttatatattactattattatcttttttgtaTTTCAGGCTAGTGTAATATGCTGTTGCAGTCCTTCTAAAATGATCTGGAGAGCCTCACGTACACATACAATCTTTCTGGGAGTATTACTGCTGTATTTTGTACTAACAGTTGTTGCAGTTGCTATAAGTATCTATTAGTAAGTAAAAATTTGAGATTTACTGAACTCCATTCATGTGTACCTGTCAAGAATACATGTATGCTCACCTGAAACATACACGCATTCACCTGGAACAAACACAAGCTCATTTAAAACACATTTTCACCTatccataacatatatacatttactcagAACAAATATAAACCcacatcattgtcattttcaccctctaacccttttgttactgtatttattttgagatgctctgtgtttcttttaattactttaaatataacaaagaatttagtaaaataacttagttatcattcagctagtgttaggaacataaattgtgactaaggtttggtggaagattttaattcaaaactaatgaaaacaagacatttgtactcagagccagagccggtttcagccaggctggtaacaaaagggttaatgtccactCTTCCgtgtttgcatgggtcaaacagaattaGTTGAGGCTAATTTTCTATTGTTGGATGCCTTTTGTGTCACTagccatcacctgtttccaaggaagaTATTTTCTCCTTTCTAGGCATCCTTTTCACTAATGTTGGGTAACAGGCTTCACTTTTATGACAgtgatttttatttataatcatCATGGGATGGTGATACaaggatacacacaaatatacgcactcacaaatacatacaaatacacacatacatagatacacacacatatatacatacatggctgttgccagcctcatctggccccccgtgccggtggcacgtaaaaagcaccatccaattgtggccgtttgccagcctcgtctggcacctgtgcaggtggcacgtaaaaagcatccactacactcacggagtggttggctttaggaagggcatcaagctgtagaaacactgccagatcagcctgggcctagcgcagccttctggcttcccagaccccagttgaactgtccaacccatgctagcatggaaaacagacgttaaacgatgatgatgatatatatatattttaatataatctgGGTAATAAGTTTATAGTGTGCTTCCAAAGCTCCTCTCCGGGTATCAGCTACCAAATGTAATTATATAGTAGGACTTCAGTTACTGGATATACATGTGGAAATCCACAAATATCCATAGactataaacaaattttaatatgAGAAGATGGATTAAACAGGCTTTAtctcaatcactacaattgtttcaatgcaTCATAATCAGCAGATAATTGCTGAATGTTACATCCAATTGTGTTGATATGATTGTGTTGATATTGTGTTGATATGATTCAACAATAGCtgttgaatatgtacatatatatatatatattaattttattaatagttagggaatataaaaattccaagccgacagggaaaaaaattcaatttagcacacTAAATCAAAAATTcgcaatatattatatgtatatatacatagaatttaGAGATAAACTGCTCTTGTTATTGAATCAATACTGAAACGATATTATCTTTCATACccacatagaaattaattaaatatattataattgttaaTCTAATAATCACAAAACAAATCAAACATTAATTGACTACACGcgtttcatgaatatatatatataaatcgataatattaaaagttaatattaattcaatttaaaaatatatagccacACTTCAggtcaaaaattaataaaataaataacgatATTATAATTaaaccataaatatataaatatatatattttaacagtaaatattccaataaaatttaaacaatattaatgtaAAGCAAAAACATAACTTATCTTAGTGATGAAAAccagttaaataaaattttaaacttgaAACTAATGATCTAGCGTTGTAAAAAAATCTATCTCATTAAACGTAATATAGTTTATTTGGTAACCAAAAgcctactgaatcttttgataccacaTATGTCAAAATCAGTAACTTGGTTTTGGAATACATAAggaacatacacaccacacacaccacacacacacaagcaaactctcttttatatttataagattacctctgccttagttaaggcggaggtattgttttcagtcatgtttgtttgtccgtggacaagatatctcaagaactgctggatggatttggatgaaacattCAAGGATCTTTGGCCTCataactggcatgaactgattagattttgggattgatctggtactggacaaggtttctggattatttttctggcttttttacttaattcttgAGAACGGTTGGGTTCAGTTTTAACATTCACATTTGTAagggcagtcgagtttatttcagatattctcattttaaaaatcatctctagctTATCGTTGAGAGGACATCGGTTGAgctttggcagaggtttgcaatCCCTGAGTgttcttgttatcattattattatcctttttctctctatcatctttcctttcagttctatatttaagagatgaggaattatgtacattatttacatgatttacatttgacggacatttgtcctcatcttgtttgttgttaacacgttttggctgatatacccttcagtcttcatcagatgtcttggggaaattttgaaccagggttctcattccaaaggtatttttcgatgttgttgctattattattattattattattattattattattcaggtcactgcctggaatcgaactcagaatcttggggttagtagccccgcgctcttaaccactatgctatatgcccacaggcatatggcgtagtggggcatatggcataatggttaagagcacagcctactaaacccaagattccgagttcgattccaggcagtgacctgaataataataataataataattataataataataataacaacaacatcgaaaaataccttaggaatgagaagcctggttcgaaatttccccaagacacctgaagaaggctggaggttatatcagccaaaacgttgtgttaacaacaaacacgatgagtaaaaatatctgttaaatgtaaataatgtatctttCTTTACCTCTCTATAATTttaaactttctctttctctctctctctctctctccctcctttcaattatctctgtctttctatctgatATCCTCTCActctgtatttatatttcagcAACAAACCAAGTGTTGCATGTGGACCATTCAGCCAAATGGATACGGCCTACGATCTTGTCTCTCTGATGGTTGAGAAATGGCAGTCTTCAAATTTATATCTCAAGAAAATCGTCAGGTTTATTTCTCAACGAGGTTTTATATTTGTAGTCCTTATTATCTTCTGGTGAGTATTGACTACCATTTCTGGCCTTCATGGTATTGACTACTATTACTAGCCTGcatcatggtgatggtgattgtgtcaGTCCTGGTAAGGACAAAGACAGTGTATACTTCATCATTCATAATTTACTCACTTTCTTCATCAACACCAGCAAAAGTAACTAGCACTACTTTTCTTTCAGCTaattaaaaattatcatcattatctccaatatcatcattattgtcaccaTCAACCACCTTCATTATCGTCAATTACTGCTAGCCTCATTATTGTCACTGTCAACCTTCAGCATTATCATGATGATCACTATaagcactatcatcatcattagcccCATCATCATCCTTTATTCTTATTAATCATtagccatcatcattattgttatcaatcTTATTCTCACCTTTATTTTCAAAAGTGTGTGTATCCATGAgagtatttacatcaaaaagctgtgtgtgtgtgtgtttcttttatcttttacttatttcattcattagaatatggccatgctggggcactgccttgaagaattttaactgaacaaatcaacccaagtacttatttcttaagcctgatatttattctgttagtcttttttactgaaccattaaggtatggggatgtaaacacacctacaccagttatcaagcagtggtgggtgacaaacatacaaacacacacatatatgacaggcttcttttagttcttgtttaccaaatccactcaaggctttggttggcccaagactttggtagaagacacttacccaagatgtcatgcagtgggacttaaaaTAGGTTATCTTCACAGGAAGCACTGGAATATGTTTGATATTTGGCTGCttaaaaatgaatatatcaaAAAACTATTcagaatttcttccattttcttgggATCAACATTCCGTCTGGAGTGTGGTGTACTCGTATATGGAGAGTCTTAGTAGTTTTATTATGTATTCAACTCTGTACATATTTCGTGGTTCTCAAAATAATGTCTAATTTACTTGAAAATTCATCTGTTGTCTTATTACAATGAGTCAACAAAGAGACCTCTATACAgttgcttgacatgctagaaacaacagtgaaaatttccctcaaataaccTACTAAccttcccccaccccccaaaaaaacccatGGAAATTATACTGTGGATAACTtagttttacagttctatatttaagagatgaattatgtacattatttacattatttacatctgacagatatttgtactcatcttgtttgttgttaacacattttggctgatatactctccagccttcatcaggtgtcttggggaaatttcgaacctgggttctcattcctaaggtatttttcgatgttattattattattattattattattcaggtcactgcctggaatcgaactcagaatcttggggttagtagcctgtgctcttaaccactacaccatatgttgaaggctgaagggtatatcagatgaggacaaatatctgtcaaatgtaaataacgaacATAGTTTTATGTCCAAATAAAAACGTGATGGCCACAGATGGAAcgtctttaatcataggtctactcaCTTGGGACTGACATGGGggctaaacaagaaaaaaagaaaatgctagcAAATATTTCAAACTTGTTATAAGATCGATAACATCAGATGCTGAATAGTATTTAGAATATATgttcttctcttttttatttttttgatacaGTGTCATAGCATATTACAGTCATATTCTACTGACCAGCCATCGCAAAATGGTGAAGCTTCTTAAATACCAGCTGGATCTGGTAAGGACTAATGTTTATTTTGCCTTTCAAATtgcattacaaaataataataataataataataataataataaagaactaaCAGAGCTTATTGTAGCATTTTTTTCATAACAATTTCCATGTTGTTTGTATTGTGATTGTGTTTTATGATTTAGCCTCAAACAATTCTAATTTCAATTACATATGAACCAAGCCAACAAAAGATCCTTTATGAGGTTTCTCATCAatctagaaacagtagccaaatctccctttcaAACtgcattttcttaaaaaaaaaaaattaaggacacATTGGACATTGTAACCAAAGATTTACAAACTACACACCAAATGGATGGTTAATGGCTGGAACTCTTGAAATGCCTTTCATCAGAAACAATAATCATACAACAAACAGACTGGATTCCAAACTGCCCTCTGCTTTGTGCTTTTGAATTCCTCTTGAATAAAATATCCCTTGAAAAACAGATAAGGGTCGGAGATAAGATTTGTATATGACTAAAAATTCCTGCTTCAATTTCCTCTTGctcaaaccatgctagcatggaaagataaatattaaatggacaaattaatgttatataaaattatcacccctattccatttctgcaatatcagttatctttttcctACCCACTCCAACTTGTGTATCATTGGTCACAGTCACCCATCAACCTCCTCCCAAtttctacagttgtcacctactcttccctCAACACTTGTTTTTCTTAATATTCACCCTCACACACATTCCCTATCTCTAAtgttctctcactctcccacATGCCCTTGTAACCTCTACCCACCAACACTTCCTGATCTCCTGTCCCCACTCACTTCTACTTATCTGGCATCTTGAGGCTCCACTCTATCATCTCATTGCCattgtttttatctctttctaaCTCTACCCCAACCACTCCTACTGCCTCTTCTATAATGGGAGTAGAAGCGTAGTTCCCTTAttgcaagaaacctgttctgttctgaagctttctctctcacttcaacCCTTCATCTCATAGTATAAAGCTGCCTCTCTCTCTACTGTAGTTCCACTTGATCAAAAGAGATCTTAATGTTGCAGgttgcatggcaacctcactggtagtagtggcatgaaaaaagacacccagtacacactgtataATGGTTGGCGTTTGGAGGAATATCCAACCattgaaaccatgctaaaacagacattggagcagGACATAGTATTTTGGGGCTGTTGGATCTTATCAACCTTATGCCAGCATAGatcatgaacattaaatgatgaagataatgatttttatataaatatatatagacatgacactcatgtctctttgagaagtTTCTTCAGACAAAATTTTACAGCTAATGCTGGTTCACATTTTCTCTTTGTCCAGACATTATAAATAAGACACACATTAGagtatgtgcgagtgtatgtatataaaactgctgagtggttggtgttaggaagagcatccagctgtaaaaatcctgtcaaaacagtcacagaagtctggtgcaggcttcagcctggccagcttttgtggtaccatcccacctatactagcatggaacatggacattaaatgatgatgatggatggtgatatatatatatatatatatatatattcttttattatttttcttgtttcagtcatttgattgtggccatcattattaataaataatattaatataaatggcTAGCAAGCATAAAAATCaaaaagataaatttataaatttataaatctataattataattaagggtaccagatagtaccagcattgctagaaataagagtcaaatcaTACTCAAATAAGCTGCAATATCACTGAAAATTTAACAAGCTGATGAAATCAAGGAGTCTTTCAACGATTTTAACATGTATGATGAAGCGGGCATTAATTTAACCCCAGGCAGCAAGACCCACTGATGAGGACTAAGAGTATTATCTCAGAGTTTGAAATCACATGATATGGGTATACCTGCAAATTCACTTATGTCTTTCCCCCACAAATGGTAGGTTGACTCTTTACTCGCTCCTCGATTTCATCAGCTTGTTAAATTTTCAGTGATATGTGGCTTATTCGAGTATTttcgactcttatttctagtaatgctGGTACTGTCtggtacccttaattataattataaattataatatatatatatatatatatgtgtgtgtatatatatatatatatatatatatatatatatatatcaccaccctAATGTGGCTCATGCCAGTACTCCCTGACTGGctaccatgctggtggcacataaaaagcactatccaaacgtgatcgatgccaggaccatctggctggctcctgtactg
This portion of the Octopus sinensis unplaced genomic scaffold, ASM634580v1 Contig07156, whole genome shotgun sequence genome encodes:
- the LOC115227792 gene encoding transmembrane channel-like protein 7, giving the protein MIWRASRTHTIFLGVLLLYFVLTVVAVAISIYYNKPSVACGPFSQMDTAYDLVSLMVEKWQSSNLYLKKIVRFISQRGFIFVVLIIFCVIAYYSHILLTSHRKMVKLLKYQLDLVRTNVYFAFQIALQNNNNNNNNNNKELTELIVAFFS